A single region of the Phoenix dactylifera cultivar Barhee BC4 unplaced genomic scaffold, palm_55x_up_171113_PBpolish2nd_filt_p 000930F, whole genome shotgun sequence genome encodes:
- the LOC120107625 gene encoding uncharacterized protein LOC120107625, with protein MPAHGLTCTIVLLCGLSLIVLQYTQRLGLLAIIASTLAIAISDQVDVLRARGVLQSQMVQPTKGEMEHPEDECRMVGEHHGKHDDEESAARLEEYKKSIEGKLALRHSNLNPERPVKLVFLCVKYGGEVASYVCPFF; from the exons ATGCCAGCGCACGGCCTCACGTGTACTATAGTGTTACTTTGTGGTCTCTCTCTTATCGTGCTCCAGTACACCCAAAGGCTCGGCCTTCTCGCGATCATTGCTTCGACCCTTGCCATCGCCATCTCGGACCAAG TTGATGTTCTGAGGGCTAGAGGCGTTTTGCAGAGCCAGATGGTTCAGCCTACTAAAG GAGAAATGGAGCATCCGGAAGATGAGTGTCGGATGGTTGGTGAACATCATGGTAAACATGATGATGAG GAAAGTGCTGCACGTCTTGAGGAATATAAGAAATCAATTGAGGGGAAACTTGCTCTTCGTCATAGCAATCTGAATCCTGAAAGGCCTG TGAAATTGGTCTTCTTATGTGTGAAGTATGGAGGAGAGGTGGCGAGCTATGTctgtccttttttttaa